A genomic region of Blattabacterium cuenoti contains the following coding sequences:
- a CDS encoding sugar phosphate nucleotidyltransferase, whose protein sequence is MKIIIPMAGEGTRLRPHTLNTPKPLIPIVGKPILKRLIESFSRFIEICSIKEIVFIIGNIGKKIEKQLIKISNDIGLPGIIYYQEKPLGTADALLKAKKSLNGPIIIAFSDTLFHHEKFRIDTEIDNIIWTKRVKNPHLFGIVKCDSSGLITHFMEKPKNNVSNLAIIGIYYFKNSSLLEQELQYLLDHNIKNEKEYQLTSALENMRKKGNTFASKEVQEWMDFGNPKKIISSNSKILSIESKKEELIHKKAIIKNSVIIKPCFIGENTTIENSVIGPYVSIGKFTKIKNSNIEKSIIQDHTKITYANIYNSMIGNHTYYIGKTKEVNLGDYSILNF, encoded by the coding sequence ATGAAAATCATAATTCCTATGGCCGGAGAAGGAACCCGTCTTCGTCCACATACTTTAAATACTCCTAAACCATTGATTCCTATTGTAGGAAAACCTATCTTGAAAAGATTAATAGAAAGTTTTTCTAGATTTATTGAAATTTGTTCGATAAAAGAAATAGTTTTCATTATAGGAAATATCGGAAAAAAAATAGAAAAACAATTAATAAAAATTTCTAATGATATCGGACTCCCTGGAATCATATATTACCAGGAAAAACCACTAGGAACTGCCGACGCATTACTCAAGGCAAAAAAGTCTTTAAATGGACCTATCATTATTGCTTTTTCTGATACTTTATTTCACCATGAAAAATTTCGAATCGATACGGAAATAGATAATATCATTTGGACAAAAAGAGTTAAAAATCCTCACTTATTTGGAATTGTCAAATGTGATTCTTCAGGTTTAATTACTCATTTTATGGAAAAACCAAAAAATAATGTATCTAATTTAGCTATTATAGGTATATATTATTTTAAAAACAGTTCTCTTTTAGAACAAGAATTACAATATCTACTAGATCATAATATAAAAAATGAAAAAGAATACCAGTTGACATCTGCCCTAGAAAATATGAGAAAGAAAGGAAATACATTTGCTAGTAAAGAAGTTCAGGAATGGATGGATTTTGGAAATCCAAAAAAAATTATTTCTTCCAATTCTAAAATATTATCTATTGAATCCAAAAAAGAAGAATTAATTCACAAAAAAGCAATTATAAAAAATAGTGTAATAATCAAACCTTGTTTTATCGGAGAGAATACTACTATTGAAAATAGTGTCATTGGTCCTTATGTATCAATAGGAAAATTTACAAAAATAAAAAATAGTAATATTGAAAAGTCAATTATTCAAGATCATACAAAAATTACATATGCAAATATTTATAATTCTATGATTGGAAATCACACCTATTATATAGGAAAAACAAAAGAAGTTAATTTAGGAGATTATTCTATTTTAAATTTTTAG
- a CDS encoding Sec-independent protein translocase subunit TatA/TatB, with the protein MGFFVIFYMLLGTFGTTEIVVIVILALLLFGGKKIPELMKGLGTGLKEFRKASENENLEE; encoded by the coding sequence ATGGGTTTTTTTGTTATTTTTTATATGCTACTTGGAACATTTGGGACTACAGAAATTGTGGTCATTGTTATTCTTGCACTTTTACTTTTCGGTGGTAAAAAAATACCAGAATTAATGAAAGGATTAGGTACAGGATTGAAAGAGTTCAGAAAGGCTTCTGAAAACGAAAATTTAGAAGAATAG
- a CDS encoding lytic transglycosylase domain-containing protein → MTTIRNIMFFMLILKSLIIQSASKPLVEQKSVMNYKNTPIQKLDLNHIYIENLWKKIFGGKKKFLYGRKISPKKNIIITNIDAEELRSRINNLNQKSQIKILKYNTIIHASVESYLRMGRYIGKIISLSDYYFPMFEEKLENYHIPKELKYIAIIESNLNSTITSKAGAQGIWQFMPETGRIYHLDINHIYDERNDPIKSTEAACRYLKHLYNKMGNWELVLAAYNAGPGTIEKIIQRHKEKKDFWSLWEFLPKETKNYIPKFIAINYVMNYYREHNIPSYPHFHLKYKETGLVSMKEKVSLKFLAYALNISYQDLKFLNPQYLVDIIPTGEKFFLRLPRIKISLFKEREREGFFSKKNNKN, encoded by the coding sequence ATGACAACAATAAGAAATATTATGTTTTTTATGCTCATCTTAAAAAGCCTGATTATACAATCAGCCTCAAAACCATTGGTGGAACAAAAAAGTGTAATGAATTATAAAAATACCCCTATTCAAAAATTAGATTTAAATCACATTTATATAGAAAATTTATGGAAAAAAATTTTTGGTGGTAAAAAAAAATTTTTATATGGAAGAAAAATTTCACCCAAAAAAAATATCATTATTACTAATATAGATGCAGAGGAGTTAAGATCCAGAATCAACAATCTTAATCAGAAATCTCAAATAAAAATACTCAAATATAACACCATTATACATGCTTCTGTAGAGAGTTATCTTCGAATGGGAAGATATATCGGAAAAATTATTTCATTATCTGATTATTATTTCCCTATGTTCGAAGAAAAACTTGAAAACTATCATATTCCTAAGGAATTAAAATATATTGCCATTATAGAATCTAATCTAAATTCCACTATTACATCTAAAGCTGGAGCTCAAGGTATTTGGCAATTTATGCCTGAAACAGGAAGAATTTATCATTTAGATATCAATCATATTTATGATGAAAGAAATGACCCTATTAAATCTACAGAAGCAGCTTGTCGATATTTGAAACACTTGTATAATAAAATGGGAAACTGGGAATTAGTTTTAGCAGCTTATAATGCCGGACCAGGGACGATCGAGAAGATTATACAACGTCATAAAGAAAAAAAAGACTTTTGGAGTTTATGGGAGTTTCTTCCAAAAGAAACAAAAAATTATATTCCCAAATTTATCGCTATTAATTATGTGATGAATTATTACAGAGAACATAACATTCCCTCTTATCCACATTTTCATCTTAAGTATAAAGAGACAGGATTAGTCTCTATGAAAGAAAAAGTCTCTTTAAAATTTTTAGCTTATGCATTAAATATTTCCTATCAAGATTTGAAATTTCTCAATCCACAATATCTTGTAGACATTATTCCTACTGGAGAAAAATTTTTTCTAAGATTACCAAGAATAAAAATTTCTCTTTTTAAAGAGAGAGAAAGAGAAGGTTTTTTTTCAAAAAAAAACAATAAAAATTAA
- the recA gene encoding recombinase RecA: protein MNEKKEKFEQKKRALKLVLDKMDKIYGKGTVMRMGDSHRENLEIISSGSIGLDMALGIKGFPKGRIIEIFGPESSGKTTLALHAITQSQKIGGFAGFIDAEHAFDCVYAQKIGVNIKELIISQPDNGEQALEIVDNLIRSGLIDMIVVDSVAALTPKSEIEGEMGDSKIGLQARLMSQALRKLTSSIGKSKSILIFINQLREKIGVYGNPEVTTGGNALKFYSSIRLDIRKGNQIKNGEKILGNRTRVKVVKNKLSPPFKTAEFDLLYGEGISKIGEILDLGVDLGIIKKNGSWFSYGDLQLGQGRDSVKEFLKEKKNILNEIQKNIINQYLQ, encoded by the coding sequence ATGAACGAAAAAAAAGAAAAATTTGAGCAAAAAAAAAGGGCCTTGAAACTTGTCTTAGATAAAATGGATAAGATTTATGGAAAAGGAACAGTAATGCGCATGGGGGATTCTCATAGAGAAAACTTAGAAATTATCTCTTCTGGATCTATTGGATTGGATATGGCATTAGGTATAAAAGGATTTCCAAAGGGACGTATTATAGAAATATTTGGACCAGAATCTTCCGGAAAAACTACTTTAGCTTTACATGCTATTACCCAATCTCAGAAAATAGGTGGATTTGCAGGATTTATTGATGCAGAACACGCTTTTGATTGTGTTTATGCACAAAAAATAGGAGTAAATATTAAAGAATTAATTATTTCTCAACCAGATAATGGAGAACAAGCACTTGAAATAGTAGATAATTTAATAAGATCTGGCTTGATTGATATGATCGTCGTGGATTCCGTAGCTGCTTTAACACCTAAAAGTGAAATTGAAGGAGAAATGGGAGATTCCAAAATTGGATTACAAGCAAGATTGATGTCTCAAGCTTTGAGGAAATTGACTTCTAGTATAGGAAAATCTAAAAGTATTCTCATATTTATTAATCAATTACGAGAAAAAATTGGAGTATATGGAAATCCAGAAGTCACTACCGGTGGGAATGCTTTAAAATTTTATTCTTCTATACGATTGGATATCCGAAAAGGAAATCAAATTAAAAATGGAGAAAAAATTTTAGGAAATAGAACAAGAGTAAAAGTAGTAAAAAACAAACTTTCTCCTCCTTTTAAAACTGCAGAATTCGATCTTCTGTACGGAGAAGGAATCTCTAAAATAGGAGAGATTCTAGATCTAGGGGTAGATTTAGGTATTATTAAAAAAAACGGATCGTGGTTCAGTTATGGAGATCTTCAATTAGGTCAAGGACGGGATTCCGTTAAAGAATTCTTAAAGGAGAAAAAAAATATTCTCAATGAGATACAAAAAAATATAATAAATCAGTATCTTCAATAG
- a CDS encoding MBL fold metallo-hydrolase, translating into MKITFLGTGTSQGVPIIGSTHPVCLSKNPKDKRLRSSVLIEKGEKVFLIDCSPDFRYQMLRSNHKKLDAIFITHEHQDHIGGLDEIRPINREKPIPVYGLRRVLESLKKRFSYIFSENKKLNTTKVSIHELDNNTDFFVVEYSKVFPLFIWHGTLPILGFRIENFAYITDASRIPFHTIQQLKGLDILVLNVLRKVPKHPSHFTLSDSLKMIQEINPKRTYLTHISHLLGFHEEVQTQLPKNVYLAYDGLIITKI; encoded by the coding sequence ATGAAAATTACTTTTTTAGGCACTGGAACTTCACAAGGTGTTCCTATTATTGGTTCTACACATCCAGTATGTCTTTCTAAAAATCCAAAAGATAAAAGACTTCGAAGTTCTGTTCTTATCGAAAAAGGGGAAAAAGTTTTTTTGATAGATTGTAGTCCAGATTTTCGTTATCAAATGTTAAGAAGTAATCATAAAAAATTGGACGCCATTTTTATTACACATGAACATCAAGATCACATAGGTGGATTAGATGAGATAAGACCTATTAATAGGGAAAAACCTATTCCAGTTTATGGATTGCGTCGTGTTTTAGAAAGTTTGAAAAAACGATTTTCTTATATTTTTTCGGAAAATAAAAAATTAAATACTACCAAAGTATCCATTCACGAATTGGATAATAATACGGATTTTTTCGTTGTAGAATATTCTAAAGTTTTTCCTTTGTTTATATGGCATGGGACTCTTCCTATTTTGGGTTTTCGCATAGAAAATTTTGCATATATTACAGATGCAAGCCGGATTCCTTTTCATACTATACAACAATTAAAAGGATTAGATATTTTGGTTTTGAATGTATTAAGGAAAGTTCCGAAACATCCATCTCATTTCACTTTATCCGATTCATTGAAAATGATTCAAGAAATTAATCCTAAAAGGACTTATCTAACTCATATCAGTCATTTACTCGGATTTCATGAGGAAGTACAGACCCAATTACCTAAAAATGTTTATTTAGCTTATGATGGGTTAATTATTACTAAAATATAA
- the ccsA gene encoding cytochrome c biogenesis protein CcsA, whose product MQTLKNILFSTRITSILFLLLALSMAIATFVEQKYSTDIAKIFVYESVWFESILLLFVINLMGNIWKYKLWKKNKFPLFIFHLSFVFIFIGGIISRYYSFEGMMSIREGETKGQIISRKNYIKLQVHSGNHIRFYQEPYIFSSFHHGYKRKFFFHGNILKIKIINYIPCAKVILSKKIPEEKILKIVSTNEKERTENFLKNGETVKINGIVFSLNKEIPFGIQIFEKNNQLYVKSSFSGQSMNMKNKKISFLLKNIYTPLRIKHLYQISNSKKNGRLHWVIPEGIIKGKLEYVKSCDDNNHEDSNLLDAITAKISFQNKSKLVTFLGGKNITDMSDPIWFNNHKISIGYGSVLFNLPFFLRLNKFQVENYPGSELPSFFISHVTLMDREKKKNFFVYMNHVLNYKGYRFFQSGYDPDGKGTLFSVNKDYLGTKLSYIGYFFMSIGMFLTLFWKGTRFSYLKKRLKILSKISAIFFLFLWISNNFIFAHEEFKKIPLESISDNIHIPKKHGENFGRLLVQDNRGRIKPINTLALELLRKIHKKSSIENLDANQWLISIHQDNIFWTKIPFIKVDKKGGPKFLTKVKANKDNYVSMMDLYVIDSNTSKLKFLLQEDYEKAFSKNPIQRNGYDKAVINLSERIGIIHGIFQGRYLRIFPIPNDMNHTWSSWVMLDSNNLNPTGFSMFNHYLRSLFHAQNEKNWNIADNEIKKIRLYQLRHAKHILPSEKKISIEILYNRLNIFYLLPFFYASVGIIILTISFIRIFYQRQYLYWISIIFTCLLFILFFFEFLGLISRWYISGHAPWSNGYESSIFISWCLVWIGFLFYRNQFVSGVTALIASILLIIAHGDTMDPEITNLVPVLKSHWLIIHVAVITASYGFFFTGSFLGFLVLILYILKGVHPSRMTYNKKIQIHIDKLTIINEMSLTIGLFLLTIGTFLGAVWANNSWGRYWSWDPKETWSLISIMVYAFVLHMRLVPSLIGVFTFNFSSILAISSIIMTYFGVNYYLSGLHSYARGEPVSIPSWIYYSLLIVAIITIISYYSNKFRNTNTKKIEKL is encoded by the coding sequence ATGCAAACGTTAAAAAATATTCTTTTTTCCACAAGAATCACTTCTATTCTGTTTCTATTATTAGCTTTATCTATGGCTATAGCAACTTTTGTAGAACAAAAATATTCTACAGATATAGCAAAGATATTCGTTTATGAATCTGTATGGTTTGAAAGTATTCTGTTATTATTTGTAATAAATTTAATGGGAAATATATGGAAATATAAACTATGGAAAAAGAACAAATTTCCTTTATTCATTTTTCATTTATCATTTGTATTTATTTTTATTGGAGGGATTATTTCTAGATACTATAGTTTTGAAGGAATGATGTCGATAAGAGAAGGAGAAACAAAGGGTCAAATTATTTCTAGAAAAAATTACATCAAATTACAAGTGCATAGTGGAAATCATATCAGGTTTTATCAAGAACCTTATATTTTTTCTTCTTTTCATCATGGATATAAAAGGAAATTTTTTTTTCATGGGAACATTTTAAAAATAAAAATTATAAACTATATTCCTTGTGCTAAAGTCATTCTTTCAAAAAAAATTCCAGAAGAAAAAATTCTAAAAATTGTTTCAACAAATGAAAAAGAAAGGACGGAAAATTTTCTTAAAAATGGAGAAACAGTAAAAATTAATGGAATCGTATTTTCTCTTAATAAGGAAATTCCTTTTGGAATTCAAATCTTTGAAAAAAATAATCAACTTTATGTAAAATCTTCTTTTTCTGGTCAAAGTATGAATATGAAAAATAAAAAGATTTCCTTTTTATTAAAAAATATTTATACTCCTTTAAGGATAAAACATTTATATCAAATCAGTAATAGTAAAAAAAACGGAAGACTACATTGGGTCATTCCTGAAGGAATTATAAAAGGAAAATTAGAATATGTAAAATCATGTGATGATAATAATCATGAAGATTCTAATTTGTTAGATGCTATTACGGCCAAAATATCGTTTCAAAACAAATCGAAATTAGTAACTTTCTTAGGAGGAAAAAATATCACGGACATGAGTGATCCTATCTGGTTTAATAATCATAAAATTTCTATAGGATATGGATCTGTTTTATTTAATCTTCCTTTTTTTTTACGCTTAAATAAGTTTCAGGTAGAAAATTATCCAGGTTCTGAATTACCATCTTTTTTTATTAGCCATGTAACGTTAATGGACAGGGAAAAAAAGAAAAATTTTTTTGTTTATATGAATCATGTTTTGAATTACAAAGGATACAGATTTTTTCAGTCTGGATATGACCCAGATGGAAAAGGAACGTTATTTTCTGTAAATAAAGATTATTTAGGTACTAAACTATCATATATAGGTTATTTTTTCATGAGTATAGGAATGTTTCTTACTTTATTTTGGAAAGGAACTCGATTTAGTTATCTTAAAAAAAGATTGAAAATATTATCTAAAATTTCTGCTATATTTTTTTTATTCCTGTGGATTAGTAACAATTTTATTTTTGCTCATGAAGAATTTAAAAAAATTCCTTTAGAAAGCATATCTGATAACATCCACATCCCTAAAAAACATGGAGAAAACTTTGGACGTTTACTTGTACAAGATAACAGGGGGAGAATAAAACCAATTAACACTCTTGCATTAGAGCTACTCAGAAAGATACATAAAAAAAGTTCTATAGAAAATTTAGATGCTAATCAATGGTTGATCTCTATACATCAAGATAATATTTTTTGGACAAAAATACCTTTTATTAAAGTAGATAAAAAAGGTGGACCTAAGTTTTTGACTAAAGTAAAAGCCAATAAAGATAATTATGTGTCTATGATGGATCTATATGTGATAGATTCCAATACCTCAAAATTAAAGTTTCTTTTACAAGAAGATTATGAAAAAGCTTTCTCTAAAAATCCCATTCAAAGAAATGGATATGACAAAGCGGTTATTAATCTTAGTGAACGTATAGGTATCATTCATGGTATTTTTCAGGGAAGATATCTTCGTATTTTTCCTATTCCAAATGATATGAATCATACATGGTCTAGTTGGGTAATGTTGGATTCCAACAATTTAAATCCTACTGGATTTTCCATGTTTAACCATTATCTTAGATCTTTGTTTCATGCACAGAACGAAAAAAATTGGAACATAGCAGATAATGAGATAAAAAAAATACGATTATATCAGCTTCGGCATGCTAAACATATTTTACCTTCAGAAAAAAAAATATCCATAGAAATTCTTTATAATCGATTGAATATATTTTATTTATTACCTTTTTTTTATGCATCAGTTGGAATAATTATCCTTACAATTTCTTTTATAAGAATTTTTTATCAAAGACAATACCTATATTGGATTTCCATAATTTTCACTTGTCTTTTATTTATTCTATTTTTTTTTGAATTTTTAGGTTTGATTTCTAGATGGTACATTTCTGGACATGCCCCATGGAGCAATGGATATGAATCGTCCATTTTCATTAGTTGGTGTTTAGTATGGATAGGTTTTTTATTTTATCGGAATCAATTTGTATCAGGAGTAACAGCATTAATTGCATCTATTTTGTTAATCATAGCACATGGAGATACGATGGATCCAGAAATCACCAATCTTGTTCCTGTTTTAAAATCTCACTGGTTGATTATTCATGTAGCTGTAATAACAGCAAGCTATGGTTTTTTCTTTACAGGATCATTCCTAGGTTTTTTAGTTCTAATTTTATATATCCTAAAAGGTGTCCATCCTAGTAGAATGACGTATAATAAAAAAATTCAAATTCATATTGATAAATTAACTATTATTAATGAAATGAGCTTGACTATAGGACTTTTTTTGTTAACTATAGGAACTTTTTTAGGAGCTGTTTGGGCTAATAATAGCTGGGGACGTTATTGGAGTTGGGATCCAAAAGAAACTTGGTCTCTCATTAGTATTATGGTATACGCATTTGTATTACATATGCGTTTAGTTCCAAGTCTTATAGGCGTATTTACTTTCAATTTTTCCAGTATTTTAGCAATAAGTTCCATTATCATGACTTATTTTGGAGTAAATTATTATCTATCTGGATTACATTCTTACGCTAGAGGAGAACCTGTTTCTATTCCTTCTTGGATTTATTATAGTTTACTAATTGTAGCAATTATTACAATTATTTCGTATTATTCAAATAAATTTCGTAATACGAATACGAAAAAAATAGAAAAGTTATGA
- a CDS encoding lysophospholipid acyltransferase family protein, whose amino-acid sequence MKKKGSTLFRDAFGNLHFIKRFLIFTFGCMSYNRYNGFNQLQLKGTEYIKDLPDKRVLFVSNHQTYFADVFAMFHVFCSVKNGFINTIKNPIYLLNPKVNLYYVAAKETMNKGFLTKLFTYSGGITVKRTWREGNKKINRSVDISEITRMGRALDDGWLITFPQGTTKAFAPGRRGIVHVIRKFTPIVVPIVLDGFQKAYDKKGIKIKKKGVLQKMIFKAPIKWDLKNDTTDMIMEKIMDAIEQSPKYRNKTQSITIR is encoded by the coding sequence TTGAAAAAAAAGGGAAGTACTCTATTCAGAGATGCGTTTGGAAATTTACATTTCATAAAACGTTTTTTAATTTTCACTTTTGGTTGTATGTCTTATAACCGTTATAATGGATTTAATCAATTACAATTAAAGGGGACAGAATACATTAAAGATCTTCCTGATAAAAGAGTTCTTTTTGTTTCTAATCATCAAACCTATTTTGCAGATGTTTTTGCCATGTTTCATGTATTTTGCAGTGTCAAAAATGGATTTATAAATACAATAAAAAATCCTATTTATCTTTTAAATCCAAAAGTTAATCTATACTACGTTGCGGCTAAAGAAACCATGAATAAGGGGTTTCTTACAAAATTGTTTACTTATTCAGGGGGCATCACTGTAAAGAGAACATGGAGAGAGGGAAATAAAAAAATAAATAGGTCAGTAGATATATCTGAAATAACTCGTATGGGAAGGGCTTTAGATGATGGATGGTTAATTACTTTTCCTCAAGGAACTACTAAAGCTTTTGCACCTGGACGTAGAGGAATTGTTCATGTTATAAGAAAATTTACCCCTATAGTGGTTCCTATTGTTTTAGATGGATTTCAGAAAGCTTATGATAAAAAAGGAATTAAAATCAAAAAAAAGGGAGTCTTACAGAAAATGATTTTTAAAGCTCCCATAAAATGGGATTTAAAAAATGATACTACTGATATGATTATGGAAAAAATTATGGATGCTATAGAACAATCTCCAAAATATCGAAATAAAACCCAATCAATCACAATCAGATAA
- the alaS gene encoding alanine--tRNA ligase codes for MKYEYIRDTFLDFFQKKKHKIIPSFPIYLKDDPTLFFINAGMNPFKEYFLGHQKPEYTRIVNVQKCLRVSGKHNDLENVGHDNYHHTMFEMLGNWSFGDYSRKETIEWAWELLTKVYNIPENNLYISIFIGDEKEGLSMDQETFQHWKAFINKENIVFFGKEENFWEMGSIGPCGPCSEIHIDLRNKEEKEKIPGKYLINKKNPKVIEIWNLVFIEFYRKSDGTLEKLSTKHVDTGMGLERLCMVLQGKFSSYDTDIFFPIIRDIKESLGGIYQEKFNQNVSIRIVADHLRALVFSIYDGQLPSNNGAGYVIRRLLRRAVIHVTRFLCQKEPFIYKFVDSLVMRMKSSFPELEKKKDYIQNVIKEEESSFFQVIEKGYERIKHIILKAKEKNQKILDGNSIFQLYDTYGFPLKLSKIFAEKNNLSIDEKSFEKRLLKQKEKSHKQKDIIIKNDWIKIHSNQFFSEKNNFIGYDFLECHILIIQYRKIEDKLNGNHYYELVFSKTPFYPEGGGQLGDTGFIKNNLEKIFIEQTKKENSIIIHIVRKLPVDIYSRFQAVVNKNRRKKIEKNHTATHLLHFSLKKVLGKHIQQKGSYVGEDYLRFDFLHPNKITVEELFQIEEMVQKLIFENIPLEERRSFSLQKAIEKGYSGIFYEKYEKEVRGITFGDSSELCIGTHVKNTGCIQVFSIVSELSISYGIRRIKAFTYEKAIQYLKSIHFQDKSLRKILNNPESTIKSILSLQNKNKKLKKELDKFQFQQIKIFKKEYLMKAIQLHSITYICDISFEEKDFDLNIFKKIILDLRNVISNLFMVVGFMKDKKPIVFISISDYVIKNKNIHANQIIRKMSDFIRGKYWGKSFFATAIGSNKNGLSLVLKETKEYLKYFR; via the coding sequence ATGAAATACGAATATATAAGAGATACTTTCCTGGATTTTTTTCAAAAAAAGAAACACAAAATTATTCCTTCTTTTCCTATTTATTTAAAAGACGATCCTACACTTTTCTTTATTAATGCAGGGATGAATCCTTTCAAGGAATATTTTTTAGGACATCAAAAGCCGGAATATACACGAATTGTAAATGTTCAAAAATGTCTTAGAGTTTCTGGAAAACACAATGATTTAGAAAATGTAGGGCATGATAACTATCATCATACTATGTTTGAAATGTTAGGAAATTGGTCTTTTGGAGATTATTCGAGAAAAGAAACCATAGAATGGGCTTGGGAACTTTTAACAAAAGTATATAATATTCCAGAGAATAACCTTTATATATCCATTTTTATTGGAGATGAAAAAGAAGGTTTATCTATGGATCAAGAAACTTTCCAACATTGGAAAGCTTTTATAAATAAAGAAAATATTGTTTTTTTTGGAAAAGAAGAAAATTTTTGGGAAATGGGATCTATAGGTCCTTGTGGTCCTTGTTCTGAGATTCATATAGATCTTCGAAATAAAGAAGAAAAAGAAAAAATACCTGGAAAATATCTGATTAACAAAAAAAACCCTAAGGTTATAGAAATTTGGAACCTTGTTTTTATAGAATTCTATCGAAAGTCAGATGGAACATTAGAAAAACTTTCTACAAAACATGTAGATACGGGAATGGGTTTGGAAAGACTCTGTATGGTCTTACAAGGAAAATTTTCTAGTTATGATACAGATATATTTTTTCCAATAATTAGAGACATAAAAGAATCTTTAGGAGGTATTTATCAAGAAAAATTTAATCAGAATGTATCTATACGTATTGTTGCAGATCATTTAAGAGCCCTTGTTTTTTCTATTTATGATGGACAATTACCATCGAATAATGGAGCTGGCTATGTAATAAGAAGATTATTAAGAAGAGCAGTTATCCATGTTACTCGTTTTTTATGTCAAAAAGAACCTTTTATTTATAAATTTGTGGATTCTTTGGTTATGAGAATGAAAAGTTCTTTTCCTGAATTGGAAAAGAAAAAAGATTACATACAAAATGTTATAAAAGAAGAAGAATCTTCTTTTTTTCAAGTTATTGAAAAAGGTTATGAGAGAATTAAACATATAATCCTAAAAGCCAAAGAAAAAAATCAAAAAATTCTTGATGGAAATAGCATATTTCAATTATATGATACTTATGGATTTCCATTAAAATTATCTAAAATTTTTGCAGAAAAAAATAATTTATCTATCGATGAAAAATCATTTGAAAAAAGATTATTAAAACAAAAAGAAAAATCTCACAAACAAAAGGATATCATCATAAAAAATGACTGGATAAAAATTCATAGCAATCAGTTTTTTAGTGAAAAAAATAATTTTATAGGATATGATTTTCTAGAATGTCATATTCTTATTATTCAATATAGAAAAATAGAGGATAAACTTAATGGAAATCATTATTACGAATTAGTTTTTTCAAAAACACCTTTTTATCCTGAAGGAGGAGGGCAGTTAGGAGATACTGGTTTTATAAAAAATAATCTTGAAAAAATTTTTATTGAACAGACTAAAAAAGAAAATTCTATTATAATACATATTGTTCGAAAACTTCCTGTAGATATTTATTCGCGTTTTCAAGCAGTAGTAAATAAAAATAGAAGAAAAAAAATTGAAAAAAATCATACCGCTACTCATTTATTACATTTTTCTCTGAAAAAAGTTTTAGGAAAACATATTCAACAAAAAGGATCTTATGTAGGAGAGGATTACCTTCGTTTTGACTTTTTACATCCTAATAAAATAACTGTAGAAGAATTATTTCAAATAGAAGAAATGGTTCAAAAATTAATTTTTGAAAATATTCCTCTAGAAGAAAGACGATCTTTTTCTTTGCAAAAAGCAATAGAAAAAGGATATAGTGGAATATTTTACGAAAAATATGAAAAAGAAGTACGTGGTATTACTTTTGGTGATTCTTCTGAATTATGTATTGGAACACATGTCAAGAATACTGGATGTATTCAAGTTTTTTCCATTGTCTCTGAGTTATCTATATCATATGGAATACGAAGAATAAAGGCTTTCACTTACGAAAAAGCTATTCAATATTTGAAGTCTATTCATTTTCAAGATAAATCTTTAAGAAAAATTCTGAATAATCCAGAATCTACAATAAAAAGCATCTTGAGTTTACAAAACAAAAACAAAAAATTAAAAAAAGAACTGGACAAATTCCAATTTCAACAAATAAAAATTTTCAAAAAAGAATATTTGATGAAAGCTATTCAATTGCATTCTATTACATATATATGTGATATTTCTTTTGAAGAAAAGGATTTTGATCTTAATATTTTTAAGAAAATTATTTTAGATTTACGAAACGTAATATCTAATTTATTTATGGTAGTGGGATTTATGAAAGATAAAAAACCAATAGTTTTTATATCTATTTCTGATTATGTTATCAAAAATAAAAACATTCATGCTAACCAAATTATACGTAAAATGTCGGATTTTATTCGTGGAAAATATTGGGGAAAATCTTTTTTTGCGACGGCTATAGGTAGTAATAAAAATGGATTAAGTTTAGTTTTAAAGGAAACCAAAGAATATCTAAAATATTTTAGATAA